A single region of the Pseudalkalibacillus berkeleyi genome encodes:
- a CDS encoding oligosaccharide flippase family protein, with protein MKSKLKKLSKRPLVRNVVIVATGTAAAQVVTMAFAPVLTRLYGAEAFGVLGVFMALVGIVSPIAALTYPIAIVLPKSEGDAKGLIRISLFISVFFALFTAIVLFVFNNPIVKFLQIEVIAPFLYLIPLVMLFSAFLQIAQQWLFRTKQFRITAKVAFFNALILNSAKVGIGWFAPVVTVLVFISTIGNALHTFMLIRGTTIFLKKEVSDSLESKELKKLAKKYKDFPLYRAPQVLINAVSRSLPVLLLSVFFGPASAGFYNIGKTVLDMPIRLIGKSVTDVFYPRIAEAANNGENLTRLICKSTLLIAVVGIIPFGIVVAYGPQLFGFVFGTEWVVAGEYARWLALWLFFMFINLPSSVAIPVMNLQGRFLLFEIISMILNILGLAIGFYLFDNDVLAIALYSLTGVIAYLYLSIWVINSSRNYVKHGDGMRPVKK; from the coding sequence ATGAAAAGTAAACTTAAAAAACTAAGTAAAAGACCATTAGTACGCAATGTAGTGATAGTTGCTACTGGCACAGCTGCGGCCCAAGTTGTCACTATGGCTTTTGCACCCGTTTTAACTCGTCTTTATGGTGCGGAAGCATTTGGGGTACTAGGTGTGTTTATGGCCTTGGTGGGCATTGTTTCGCCTATAGCAGCATTGACCTACCCAATTGCTATTGTACTACCTAAAAGTGAAGGTGATGCAAAAGGATTAATTCGCATCTCACTATTTATTTCTGTGTTTTTTGCGCTATTTACAGCCATAGTATTATTCGTTTTTAATAACCCAATAGTTAAATTTCTTCAAATAGAAGTAATAGCACCATTTTTATATCTAATACCTTTGGTAATGTTGTTCTCAGCCTTCCTACAAATTGCGCAACAATGGTTATTTCGCACCAAACAATTTAGAATTACTGCCAAAGTAGCATTCTTTAATGCTTTAATTTTAAACAGTGCAAAGGTCGGTATAGGATGGTTTGCTCCTGTAGTGACAGTACTTGTATTTATTTCAACAATTGGTAACGCTTTGCACACATTTATGTTAATCAGAGGTACAACTATTTTTCTAAAGAAAGAAGTTTCTGACTCATTAGAATCAAAAGAACTTAAGAAATTAGCAAAAAAATACAAAGACTTTCCACTTTATAGAGCACCACAAGTATTAATTAATGCTGTTTCTAGGAGCTTACCTGTTTTATTGTTATCAGTTTTCTTTGGTCCTGCCTCAGCAGGATTTTATAATATAGGAAAAACTGTACTCGATATGCCAATAAGACTTATAGGTAAATCAGTAACTGATGTGTTTTATCCTCGAATTGCAGAGGCAGCGAATAATGGGGAAAATCTAACTCGTTTGATTTGTAAATCTACCTTACTTATTGCAGTTGTCGGCATCATACCATTTGGAATCGTCGTGGCCTATGGACCTCAGCTTTTCGGGTTTGTGTTTGGAACAGAGTGGGTGGTAGCAGGAGAATATGCAAGATGGTTAGCTTTATGGCTATTTTTTATGTTTATAAATCTCCCAAGCTCTGTTGCAATACCTGTGATGAATTTGCAGGGGCGTTTTTTGTTATTTGAAATTATTAGTATGATCTTAAATATTTTAGGTTTAGCCATTGGGTTTTATTTATTTGATAACGATGTTCTCGCAATCGCATTATACTCACTAACTGGAGTTATTGCGTATCTATATTTAAGCATTTGGGTGATCAATTCAAGTAGAAACTATGTAAAGCATGGGGATGGTATGAGACCAGTGAAAAAGTAG
- a CDS encoding ABC transporter ATP-binding protein, which produces MIELKHVHKQYKKRDVVKDIDLLIPQGARVGLVGPNGAGKSTLMKMIATLVKPSSGEIYVGGQSVTRKKNQLRKRIGYVPQDIALHSTLSVRDNLTFWSGMAPGSVSDEWVSHLLSMVGLRQHVDKRVDQLSGGMQRKLNIIVALLHNPELLIMDEPTVGIDLPSKTDIIAFLKALGSDKTILFSSHDLQEIEMLCHYVLVLEEGTLRHFSSLNDLPHAQNPTHELLKHLKIIRH; this is translated from the coding sequence ATGATCGAACTTAAACATGTTCATAAGCAATATAAAAAAAGAGACGTAGTAAAGGATATTGACTTGTTGATTCCACAAGGCGCACGAGTAGGGTTGGTAGGTCCTAATGGCGCTGGTAAATCAACCTTAATGAAAATGATCGCAACCCTCGTAAAGCCTTCTAGCGGAGAAATTTACGTGGGTGGACAATCGGTTACGAGAAAAAAGAACCAACTTAGAAAAAGAATTGGGTATGTTCCACAAGACATTGCCCTACATTCAACTTTGTCAGTAAGAGACAACCTTACTTTCTGGTCAGGCATGGCACCTGGATCAGTTTCAGATGAGTGGGTCTCCCACCTATTAAGCATGGTTGGCTTAAGACAACATGTTGATAAACGCGTTGATCAATTATCAGGTGGTATGCAGCGAAAGCTCAATATTATCGTTGCTCTCCTCCATAATCCTGAACTCCTTATTATGGATGAGCCGACTGTCGGAATTGACCTTCCGTCTAAAACGGACATTATCGCTTTTTTGAAAGCACTAGGGTCAGACAAGACGATTTTATTTTCATCTCATGATCTTCAGGAAATTGAGATGCTCTGTCACTATGTTTTAGTGTTAGAAGAAGGCACACTAAGACATTTTAGTTCATTAAACGACCTTCCTCACGCCCAAAATCCGACACATGAACTGCTTAAACACCTGAAAATCATCCGCCATTGA
- a CDS encoding VanZ family protein has protein sequence MNKILSWSFVFLWMSLIFYLSHQPATASNAMSTGLTEMIVQFIEGVTPVQDFDLEAFNHIVRKNAHFFAYFILGLLVLNALRKNRIRKKEIGFALLICVLYASSDEVHQLFVPGRGAQINDVLIDSSGAIVGVSLYTFVHKIRHPNTNI, from the coding sequence ATGAACAAAATACTTTCCTGGTCGTTTGTGTTTCTTTGGATGTCATTAATCTTCTACCTATCACACCAACCAGCAACAGCCTCTAATGCTATGAGTACTGGATTAACAGAAATGATTGTTCAATTCATTGAAGGTGTCACTCCTGTGCAAGATTTTGACCTGGAAGCCTTTAATCACATTGTTAGAAAGAACGCTCATTTCTTTGCTTATTTCATTCTCGGTTTACTCGTATTGAATGCTTTAAGAAAGAATCGGATTCGTAAAAAGGAGATTGGATTCGCCTTACTGATCTGTGTTTTGTACGCTTCTTCAGATGAAGTTCATCAGCTATTCGTTCCTGGTCGAGGTGCACAAATAAATGATGTGCTAATAGATAGTTCTGGGGCAATTGTTGGCGTTAGTTTGTATACTTTCGTTCATAAAATTAGACATCCAAACACGAACATATAA
- a CDS encoding DUF2512 family protein has protein sequence MNIRHIIAISSKFLIAFCLCLATLTPFFGVSIINALWVSILITAIGYPIGDLYVLKKLGNFFATAIDFGFVFIVLWLFAEPIVDTPYNRLLGAGIASLVIAVSEFVYHMFIEITNPLHPSKADIKGHGYAVEVGEEFAPAGDKLINESDEDK, from the coding sequence TTGAATATCAGACATATCATTGCTATTTCTTCTAAGTTCTTAATTGCATTCTGTTTATGTTTAGCAACTTTAACACCTTTCTTTGGCGTTTCCATAATCAATGCACTTTGGGTGTCTATATTGATTACAGCAATCGGCTATCCGATTGGAGATTTATATGTTTTGAAGAAGCTCGGTAATTTCTTTGCGACAGCGATTGATTTTGGATTTGTTTTCATCGTCCTATGGCTATTTGCTGAACCTATTGTAGATACGCCATACAATCGGTTGCTTGGAGCTGGCATTGCATCTTTAGTAATTGCTGTTTCCGAATTCGTCTATCACATGTTTATCGAAATTACCAATCCATTACATCCTTCGAAAGCCGATATCAAGGGACATGGATATGCAGTTGAAGTTGGAGAGGAATTTGCACCAGCGGGTGATAAGTTGATTAATGAAAGCGATGAGGATAAATAA
- a CDS encoding MBL fold metallo-hydrolase: MEVFPIIVPTRSSLKSFNFYIMKDEGSLSLIDAGVNSSKCWDYLNEALHHHGFSLEDLDQIIITHNHEDHVGLVDRIVSSRNIPVYVPEKAICRLKRDRDFFEMRMEFFNKLYKEMGCGVEGDVQIKKLGAAMASHEEKRLKSDVIPIGKQTFTSLEPLETPGHSPDHMIYYDHGQKVIFGGDLLLNHISSNALVEPDESGNRIKTVLEHEQSLKKCASIHANVLYPGHGDIIYDHRMLVEKRLRGISRKASKIESELEQEPRTASDIALTFYKDRYYEQFSLVMSEIIGHLDYLEANGKVTKELSGGVWVYRKLRTQQ, from the coding sequence ATGGAAGTTTTTCCGATTATCGTACCGACGCGTTCGAGTTTGAAGTCATTTAATTTTTATATAATGAAAGATGAGGGATCATTATCGTTAATAGATGCTGGTGTGAATTCATCAAAGTGTTGGGATTATTTAAACGAGGCATTGCATCATCATGGCTTTAGTTTAGAAGATCTAGATCAAATTATCATTACCCATAATCATGAAGACCATGTAGGATTAGTTGATCGGATTGTTTCCAGTCGCAATATTCCGGTATATGTGCCTGAAAAGGCGATTTGTCGTCTGAAGCGGGATCGTGATTTTTTTGAAATGAGAATGGAGTTCTTCAACAAACTATATAAAGAGATGGGTTGTGGGGTAGAAGGGGATGTTCAAATCAAGAAGTTGGGAGCGGCTATGGCATCGCATGAGGAGAAGAGGCTCAAATCAGATGTCATTCCTATAGGTAAGCAAACTTTCACTTCGCTGGAACCATTAGAAACACCTGGTCATTCTCCAGATCACATGATTTATTATGATCATGGTCAAAAGGTGATCTTTGGAGGCGATCTTCTTCTTAATCATATCTCGAGCAATGCTCTAGTAGAGCCTGATGAAAGTGGAAATCGAATAAAAACTGTTTTAGAACATGAGCAATCACTTAAGAAATGTGCTTCTATTCATGCTAACGTTTTGTATCCAGGTCATGGGGATATCATCTATGACCATAGGATGCTAGTTGAAAAGAGGTTAAGAGGCATTAGTAGGAAGGCAAGTAAAATAGAAAGTGAGCTTGAGCAAGAACCGCGAACCGCGAGTGATATTGCCCTTACATTTTATAAGGATAGGTACTATGAGCAGTTTTCACTCGTTATGTCAGAAATAATCGGTCATTTGGATTATTTAGAAGCCAATGGAAAAGTCACGAAAGAACTGAGTGGTGGAGTATGGGTTTACAGGAAACTACGAACCCAACAGTAA
- a CDS encoding LTA synthase family protein, with the protein MRDRWIFKINWFRERLFFYSDYFLFVLLLMFKTYLLADLTGTVFYEYGVWGYIKNLFAFIFGGGSFNTIRSGLLMISLGYILLLSFWTLFFTRRKRIYILIILNALVSFVLFADVIHYRYFDGFISVALLLQAGQVGNLTDSIISLIQLKDILFWVDVFLTIPLFIFIWKKKWFAEKKRAIVAGILAFVIGWFCVQQPLHVFYQYGGKKILEKMIASESIYKFTGIYGYHFFDMKRNFEDYVLHKKRVSKERANEIDEWFSTNTGKTSPETFGIAEGKNLIVVQLEAIQDFVINREVEGQEITPYLNELIKDSAYFPNFYHQAAQGRTSDADLLVNTSLYPLATGSAFIRYSANEYDSISKVLKDDGYQATAHHAFKGSFWNRNSMYSSLEYDQFYSKEDYQPEETIGWGASDEDFFRQTVDMMPADKPFYSFMISLTSHHPYPMPKKHKVLNLDNVENELLENYLHSVHYVDQSIKVFVEELKQKGLWENSVVVFYGDHDAKVMEQGTNSETFVTGDKNEFELYKEYDQVPLVIHLPEDQLAGTYEKTGGQLHLAPTLLHMLGHETNDKYFMGKDLFLEGNRLVALRTGSVTNGKVWYQQAKDGIFSNGTCYEFETGKKIDIKECSSIYEEAQQQYRISDDIIFGNLIKKFK; encoded by the coding sequence ATGAGAGATAGATGGATTTTTAAAATAAATTGGTTCAGAGAAAGGTTGTTTTTTTACTCTGACTATTTCTTATTCGTCCTATTGCTGATGTTCAAGACGTATCTGTTAGCCGATCTTACAGGTACAGTCTTTTATGAGTATGGCGTATGGGGGTACATAAAGAACCTATTTGCATTTATCTTTGGTGGAGGTAGCTTTAACACCATCCGTAGTGGATTGTTGATGATTAGTCTAGGATACATATTATTACTTTCGTTTTGGACACTCTTCTTTACAAGGCGGAAACGAATTTATATTTTAATTATTTTAAATGCATTGGTTTCATTTGTCTTGTTTGCCGATGTCATCCATTACCGATACTTCGATGGCTTCATATCCGTTGCTTTACTTTTACAAGCAGGGCAAGTCGGAAATCTGACAGACAGCATCATCAGCCTTATACAGTTGAAAGACATCTTATTTTGGGTGGATGTATTCCTAACGATTCCTCTCTTCATTTTCATATGGAAGAAGAAGTGGTTTGCTGAGAAAAAGCGGGCAATTGTTGCTGGGATTCTCGCCTTCGTGATTGGCTGGTTCTGTGTCCAGCAGCCTTTACACGTCTTCTACCAATATGGTGGGAAGAAGATTCTTGAGAAGATGATCGCAAGTGAAAGTATTTATAAGTTTACGGGCATTTACGGCTATCATTTCTTTGATATGAAGCGAAATTTCGAAGACTATGTTCTACATAAAAAAAGAGTCTCAAAAGAACGGGCAAATGAAATTGACGAGTGGTTCTCAACCAATACCGGGAAAACGAGTCCAGAAACATTTGGTATAGCAGAAGGGAAAAATCTGATTGTTGTACAGCTGGAAGCCATTCAGGATTTCGTCATCAATCGTGAAGTAGAAGGACAAGAGATCACGCCTTATTTAAATGAGCTGATTAAAGATAGTGCGTATTTTCCAAACTTTTATCATCAAGCTGCACAAGGAAGGACGTCTGATGCGGACCTACTTGTGAATACATCACTATATCCTTTAGCTACTGGTTCAGCCTTTATTCGATACAGTGCGAATGAATATGACAGTATTTCAAAAGTGCTAAAGGATGATGGATATCAAGCTACAGCCCATCATGCATTTAAAGGGAGCTTTTGGAACCGGAATTCCATGTACAGTTCACTAGAATACGATCAATTTTACTCGAAGGAAGATTATCAGCCTGAGGAGACGATTGGATGGGGCGCTTCAGATGAAGACTTTTTCCGTCAAACGGTTGATATGATGCCAGCAGACAAGCCCTTTTATTCATTCATGATTTCGTTAACGAGCCATCATCCGTATCCTATGCCAAAAAAACATAAGGTACTTAATTTAGACAATGTGGAAAACGAACTTCTTGAAAACTATCTTCACTCGGTGCATTATGTGGATCAGTCGATTAAAGTCTTTGTCGAGGAACTGAAACAAAAAGGTTTGTGGGAGAACTCCGTAGTCGTGTTCTATGGTGATCATGACGCAAAAGTGATGGAACAGGGGACGAATTCAGAAACATTCGTTACCGGTGATAAGAATGAATTTGAATTATATAAAGAATACGATCAGGTTCCACTTGTCATCCACTTACCTGAAGATCAGCTAGCAGGTACGTATGAGAAGACTGGAGGACAGCTTCATTTAGCCCCAACACTTCTGCATATGTTAGGGCATGAAACGAACGATAAATATTTTATGGGTAAGGACCTATTCCTGGAAGGAAATCGTTTGGTTGCACTGAGAACAGGAAGTGTCACGAATGGCAAGGTATGGTACCAACAAGCTAAGGATGGCATCTTCAGTAACGGAACATGCTATGAGTTTGAAACTGGCAAGAAGATCGACATCAAGGAGTGCAGCTCAATCTACGAAGAAGCCCAACAGCAATACAGAATCTCAGATGACATCATTTTCGGAAACCTGATTAAGAAATTTAAATAA
- a CDS encoding transposase, translated as MPRRARRKSSSGIYHVILRGINRQTIFEDAEDKKRFVKTLKKYKDICHFKLYSYCLMNNHIHLLLKEMEEPISDTIKRISSSYVYWYNMKYDRCGHLFQARYKSECVEDSAYFLTVLRYIHQNPVKAGIEKDVFECEWTSMGEYLHETNIVDVDKAIGFYSVNREESMKLFIEHMKQSNDDQCMDDSYVNVRVDDHVVRKYLSELGVKNVSSLQQMDRVDRNAVLAELKELEGVTNGQLSRVSGISKSVIQRIRRSGSGGQVP; from the coding sequence ATGCCAAGAAGGGCCAGACGAAAGAGTAGTAGCGGAATTTATCATGTTATTTTAAGAGGGATTAATAGGCAAACCATTTTTGAGGATGCAGAGGATAAGAAGAGGTTTGTCAAAACGCTCAAAAAATATAAAGACATTTGTCACTTTAAGCTATATAGCTATTGTTTGATGAATAACCATATTCATTTGCTGTTGAAAGAGATGGAGGAGCCTATTTCAGATACCATTAAGCGGATCAGCTCTAGCTACGTTTATTGGTACAACATGAAGTATGATCGGTGCGGGCACCTTTTCCAGGCTAGGTATAAAAGTGAATGTGTAGAGGATTCTGCTTATTTTTTAACTGTACTTCGATATATCCACCAGAACCCCGTGAAGGCTGGCATCGAGAAAGATGTATTTGAATGTGAGTGGACGAGTATGGGGGAGTATCTTCATGAGACGAATATAGTAGATGTCGATAAAGCAATTGGTTTTTATTCGGTAAATCGTGAGGAATCGATGAAGCTGTTTATTGAGCACATGAAACAATCAAATGATGATCAATGTATGGATGATTCATATGTGAATGTAAGAGTGGATGATCATGTAGTTAGAAAATATTTGAGCGAGTTGGGTGTTAAGAATGTGAGTTCATTGCAGCAAATGGACAGGGTGGATAGGAACGCAGTATTGGCTGAGTTGAAGGAATTGGAGGGAGTCACGAATGGGCAACTATCTCGGGTGAGTGGAATATCGAAAAGCGTGATTCAGCGAATTCGAAGGAGTGGGTCGGGGGGACAGGTCCCTTGA
- a CDS encoding S-layer homology domain-containing protein produces the protein MMLVLLIAVSPLSPTVNAQSVEVTKLDYVALGDSLAAGVNHQDQLGMGYSDFLALQMKQTLVLGDYSKQYAYPGYTSAEVLADLKNNVFKPNMDGSPDTDGIQKQIMEAEVVTLNAGANDLLAVIDIDPKTGVVSYDEVAFAKAISQVGVNIGSTVGLIKTLNPNADVYVMGYYNSFPYLPDTEQPKLLAALDNLNKSIQTAAVSTGATYVPTADAFNPNGKTYLPNPKNIHPNEAGYLVLANAFWRAMEVKDSQDFSDVNDQMYSYDAIQTLVQKGIIIGYGNGKFGPEDSVRRDHAAQMLTRSIVYNPNVPPASFSDLLPTNPAFAEISVLSHYKVLNGYHNGTFRPTIELNRAEMAKIIVTAFNLKGTGKQYFDDNTVEEYWAYDYINILAENGITIGVGNNRYHPEYQVQREEFATFIYRALQKQTTN, from the coding sequence ATGATGTTAGTACTTTTAATCGCGGTATCCCCGCTTTCACCCACTGTTAATGCACAGTCGGTAGAAGTAACCAAGCTTGACTATGTTGCGTTAGGTGATTCTTTAGCTGCTGGAGTTAACCATCAAGATCAATTAGGGATGGGGTACAGTGATTTTCTTGCTTTGCAAATGAAACAGACATTGGTTCTCGGTGATTACTCTAAGCAATATGCATATCCTGGTTACACGTCGGCAGAAGTCTTAGCTGACCTCAAAAATAATGTATTTAAACCTAACATGGATGGAAGTCCAGACACAGATGGCATTCAAAAACAAATAATGGAAGCCGAAGTTGTCACCTTGAATGCTGGAGCAAATGATCTTTTGGCTGTCATAGACATTGATCCAAAAACTGGTGTCGTATCATATGATGAAGTTGCATTTGCAAAAGCGATTTCACAAGTCGGAGTAAACATCGGCTCAACAGTCGGTCTTATCAAAACCTTGAATCCAAATGCAGATGTATATGTGATGGGGTATTATAACTCATTCCCCTATCTACCAGACACGGAACAACCGAAGCTATTAGCAGCTTTAGACAATTTGAACAAATCGATTCAAACAGCTGCAGTTTCAACTGGTGCAACATACGTTCCGACAGCCGATGCATTTAATCCAAACGGGAAAACCTACTTGCCAAATCCAAAAAACATCCATCCAAATGAAGCGGGTTATCTCGTCCTAGCAAATGCCTTCTGGCGTGCGATGGAAGTAAAGGATTCACAAGATTTCTCTGATGTAAATGATCAAATGTATTCTTACGATGCCATTCAAACCCTTGTCCAAAAAGGAATCATTATTGGGTATGGTAATGGTAAATTCGGTCCAGAAGATTCCGTTCGACGGGATCATGCAGCACAAATGTTAACGAGAAGTATCGTATACAATCCTAATGTACCACCAGCGTCATTTAGTGATTTGTTACCTACCAATCCAGCGTTTGCAGAGATATCTGTCCTCTCGCATTACAAAGTATTAAATGGTTACCATAATGGCACTTTCCGCCCTACTATAGAGTTGAACCGTGCAGAGATGGCAAAAATCATCGTGACAGCATTCAATTTGAAAGGAACCGGAAAACAATACTTCGATGACAATACGGTTGAAGAATACTGGGCATATGATTACATTAACATTTTAGCTGAAAATGGCATTACAATTGGAGTAGGTAACAATCGCTATCATCCTGAATATCAGGTACAACGTGAAGAATTCGCTACCTTTATCTACCGAGCTCTGCAAAAGCAAACGACAAACTAA
- a CDS encoding ABC transporter permease — protein MRTWHFIRNRWKITLNHRWKFIFMLLLPLLFFWTTEQLLSKGSEQLKIPLIIVDEESSQMTEKIINRIKENETLHITEQSKYEALQMLKRNEAEAAVVFTKGLTEQLGKGEIKDVIQLYTAPNAISTNLIEEYVASEVIRIASNGRAATYLNEEFNGSKLYEYAWEYADNQWEPEPLMTVNYETTGQSKTSVVEKDHSPILFGLLSVYILLLSFYLQTWVIHDRKSGIASRTGMFGVSVLNRKLSNLFGVFTLITITMLPSVFYLLKDSDHLLTDGALLLGYMAVCTTISFLIASLFNSYKLYHLMGITITVVSGILGGSFIKLEAFSERFLFASKFTPQYWLLSGISHADNNLNLFIFGITGMSLIILGFGIGVIRHDRT, from the coding sequence ATGAGAACGTGGCACTTTATAAGGAATAGATGGAAGATAACGTTAAACCATCGCTGGAAATTCATCTTCATGCTGCTCTTACCTTTACTATTCTTTTGGACGACAGAACAATTGCTCTCTAAAGGATCAGAACAGTTAAAAATTCCTCTCATCATAGTGGATGAGGAAAGCAGCCAGATGACAGAAAAAATAATTAATCGCATAAAAGAGAACGAAACCTTGCACATCACCGAGCAATCAAAATATGAAGCCTTACAAATGTTGAAGAGAAACGAAGCTGAAGCAGCTGTTGTTTTTACAAAGGGCCTTACTGAACAACTCGGAAAAGGTGAAATTAAAGATGTCATTCAACTTTATACAGCTCCAAATGCTATTTCAACAAATCTCATTGAAGAATATGTAGCAAGTGAAGTGATCCGAATTGCGAGTAATGGTCGGGCGGCTACCTATTTAAATGAAGAATTCAACGGCTCAAAGCTCTATGAGTATGCTTGGGAATACGCAGACAATCAATGGGAGCCTGAACCGCTCATGACTGTGAACTACGAAACAACCGGTCAAAGTAAAACGAGTGTGGTGGAAAAAGATCATTCTCCGATTCTATTTGGATTATTAAGTGTTTATATTCTTCTCTTAAGTTTCTACCTACAGACATGGGTCATTCATGATAGAAAGAGCGGAATCGCATCTAGGACAGGAATGTTTGGCGTTAGCGTATTGAATCGTAAACTCTCCAATTTGTTCGGTGTTTTTACACTCATTACAATCACGATGCTACCATCCGTCTTCTATTTACTTAAAGATTCTGACCACCTTTTGACCGATGGTGCACTTCTTTTAGGATACATGGCTGTTTGTACCACGATCAGCTTTTTGATAGCCAGTCTGTTTAATAGCTATAAACTATACCATTTGATGGGTATTACGATAACGGTAGTATCAGGAATTCTAGGTGGCAGCTTCATTAAGCTTGAAGCATTTTCTGAACGTTTCTTATTTGCTTCAAAATTCACACCACAATATTGGTTATTAAGCGGAATTTCGCATGCCGATAATAACTTGAATTTATTCATATTTGGGATCACCGGAATGAGTCTGATCATTTTAGGATTTGGGATAGGAGTTATTCGTCATGATCGAACTTAA
- a CDS encoding SGNH/GDSL hydrolase family protein, with protein sequence MKKFLYITTILLSISVIVFGHLHWKSKISTASVSANDDITEDSDANVNESEVEETESKRNLETLTQNLPKEAASIIIDSFNKGEQLDLAFIGSEAQTKGSTPWPELVEEGLKEAYGPELFTVHNYNFGDEFSIRAIRTDDMDSIINDQPDIVILEPFLLNDNGEVNINHTIDSIRIIKRRMVEENEEVIFMVQPPHPIHEPGLYATQINALKEYAEETDTTYLNHWDNWPDVTDEEIKQYILEDISGPNDEGNKLWAEYIVNYFTGS encoded by the coding sequence ATGAAGAAATTTTTATACATAACAACAATTCTTTTGTCGATCAGCGTAATTGTCTTTGGGCACTTACATTGGAAATCGAAAATAAGTACTGCAAGTGTCTCTGCAAATGATGACATAACAGAAGACTCCGATGCTAACGTAAATGAGTCAGAAGTTGAAGAAACAGAAAGTAAACGAAATTTAGAAACGCTTACTCAAAATCTACCAAAAGAGGCAGCGTCCATCATAATAGATTCATTTAACAAGGGTGAGCAATTGGATCTCGCATTCATAGGTTCAGAGGCTCAAACGAAAGGGTCTACACCTTGGCCAGAACTAGTTGAAGAGGGCTTAAAAGAAGCTTACGGGCCTGAACTATTCACAGTACATAATTATAATTTCGGTGATGAGTTTTCCATTCGGGCGATTCGAACAGACGATATGGATTCGATTATTAATGATCAGCCTGATATAGTCATTCTTGAACCATTTCTTTTGAATGATAACGGTGAAGTGAATATTAATCATACGATTGATAGTATTCGAATCATAAAAAGAAGAATGGTAGAAGAGAATGAGGAAGTTATTTTTATGGTACAACCGCCGCATCCGATTCATGAACCAGGACTCTATGCGACACAAATAAATGCCTTGAAAGAATATGCTGAAGAAACAGATACGACTTACCTTAACCACTGGGATAACTGGCCAGATGTTACAGATGAAGAAATTAAGCAGTATATATTAGAAGATATTTCTGGACCAAATGATGAAGGGAATAAACTTTGGGCTGAATATATCGTAAACTACTTTACTGGAAGTTAA